The following are encoded together in the Mastacembelus armatus chromosome 6, fMasArm1.2, whole genome shotgun sequence genome:
- the accs gene encoding 1-aminocyclopropane-1-carboxylate synthase-like protein 1 has translation MDFRGRRHERGSNWTDPEIVELLQLWSDESVQIELESSLRNQRVFDRIAHILREKGIYRTGDQCREKIKKMKLEYRRIKDNHKMRSWKFFDVMDRVLANRPAITYSSLGGAVIAQQVFQSPGGADAYMQGVPAGSFGPASSGGFLFGQPPKTGDPLDIKCEDVEESLLNSSVAPPEMYYASGDDQETDGQSLLEPEDTLGRAESSTNARISPSGFSDLNIASSSTAATQAVGGNVPQDTSELPSKESSHLLSSVRRRKRRRAGKTPWGHGGARCGGQASLDKALASFLNWQRSAEERLLSLEEVRLQRELQAEERREQWEERRAEQERQHELCLFSMLTGALAAVRQGAPATATMLADPAVSPQARPSPSLMTTGGPSVSSSLSQPPSEAPTAQAVSAQETIKSAPLKTDRACKISQDILATLRGDTPGRSVYLSNRGNCIRQHQGILQEGYALYGMDRYHDTDNPDGIINMGTSENKLCYDLLHKRLTKPDMLHIDPCLLQYSDWRGHTFLREEVAKFLTHYCSSPNPLKADNVVVMNGCGSLFSCIAAVICDPKDAILIPIPFYGVITEDLHLYSDVKLFHVPLDCEADGKDSRPFQLTVGKLEEGLKRAQQEGLIIRAVILMNPHNPLAEIYTPEEMITFLEFAKRNELHAIVDEVYMLTVFDESVTFHSVLSVDSLPDPQRTHVMWGMSKDFAMAGIRIGTLYTENRDLVEALAQLGSFHGISGTTQHQVAQLLQDREWISKEFLPENRSRLKAAHKYLTEQLQSMGIPYLYSPATLFVWADLRKYLRESSFEEELSLWRNFLRHKLVLSCGQAFSCSVPGWFRIVFADQQHHLQLGLKRIRETLKEIEEKSVSQDTHYIKEASEESKKPVKEDSADSDNAELLVVNSTSSPQSKSSDQPKEKDSPVPDTGLLATEEFVLLDCQASKPAESLDSLIGTLRHQIRSSDWLEKNTPELSAGEDPEILDVFKVLLQRARK, from the exons ATGGACTTTCGCGGTAGGAGGCATGAGCGAGGCAGCAACTGGACCGACCCGGAGATAGTGGAGCTGCTCCAGCTGTGGTCCGATGAGTCGGTCCAGATTGAATTGGAGAGCTCGTTGCGCAACCAGCGCGTATTTGACCGGATAGCGCACATCTTGCGCGAAAAGGGCATCTATCGCACCGGTGACCAGTGCCGGGAGAAGATCAAAAAGATGAAGCTGGAGTACCGCCGCATTAAGGACAACCACAAAATGAGGTCCTGGAAGTTTTTTGACGTGATGGACAGGGTGCTGGCAAATCGACCGGCTATTACCTACTCCTCCCTAGGCGGAGCCGTCATAGCTCAACAGGTGTTTCAGAGTCCAGGTGGAGCTGATGCATACATGCAAGGAGTTCCAGCGGGCTCCTTTGGACCCGCTTCCTCGGGTGGGTTTCTGTTTGGTCAGCCTCCAAAAACTGGAGATCCACTGGATATAAAATGTGAAGATGTTGAGGAGAGCTTGTTGAACTCAAGTGTTGCTCCCCCCGAGATGTATTATGCGTCTGGGGATGACCAGGAAACTGACGGGCAATCTTTACTGGAGCCTGAGGACACACTGGGTCGAGCAGAGAGCTCCACAAACGCAAGGATCTCACCTTCAG GTTTTAGTGACTTGAATATTGCAAGTTCTTCCACAGCAGCCACCCAGGCGGTAGGTGGTAACGTACCACAGGACACGTCTGAGCTGCCCAGCAAGGAGAGTTCTCATCTTCTCAGTTCTGTGAGAAGGAGAAAGCGTCGCCGTGCTGGCAAAACACCTTGGGGTCACGGGGGTGCTAGATGTGGTGGTCAGGCAAGCCTGGATAAAGCGCTGGCCAGCTTCCTAAACTGGCAGCGGTCAGCAGAGGAGCGCCTCCTCTCTCTGGAGGAGGTGCGGCTGCAGAGAGAGTTGCAGGCCGAGGAGCGCAGAGAacagtgggaggagaggagggcgGAACAGGAGCGGCAACATGAGCTCTGCCTGTTTAGCATGCTCACAGGGGCGTTAGCTGCTGTCAGACAGGGTGCTCCAGCCACTGCCACAATGCTGGCTGACCCCGCAGTCTCACCCCAAGCTCGTCCATCACCTTCACTGATGACTACAGGTGGACCTTCTGTCTCATCATCTTTATCTCAGCCACCCTCAGAAGCTCCCACAGCTCAGGCTGTTTCCGCTCAGGAGACAATAAAGTCAGCACCACTTAAAACTGACCGGGCCTGCAAAATATCTCAGGATATTTTGGCAACACTGAGAGGTGACACCCCTGGCCGTAGTGTGTACTTGTCCAATCGTGGTAACTGCATCCGACAGCATCAAGGCATTCTCCAGGAGGGCTATGCCCTGTATGGCATGGACAGATATCACGACACAGACAACCCTGAT GGTATAATCAATATGGGTACAAGTGAAAACAAACTATGCTATGATCTTCTTCATAAACGG CTGACCAAGCCTGACATGCTTCACATTGACCCATGCTTGCTGCAGTATTCAGACTGGAGGGGCCACACATT CCTGAGGGAAGAGGTTGCAAAGTTCCTGACTCACTACTGCAGTTCTCCAAACCCACTCAAAGCTGACAAT GTTGTGGTGATGAATGGCTGTGGGTCCCTTTTCTCATGTATTGCAGCAGTAATTTGTGACCCTAAAG ATGCCATTCTTATTCCCATCCCTTTCTATGGTGTCATCACTGAAGATCTACATCTATATAGTGATGTGAAACTCTTTCATGTTCCTCTTGACTGTGAG gcTGATGGCAAAGACAGTCGACCCTTCCAACTCACCGTAGGGAAACTAGAAGAAGGTCTGAAAAGGGCTCAGCAAGAG GGGTTGATCATCCGAGCTGTCATACTGATGAATCCCCACAACCCTCTGGCTGAGATTTACACCCCTGAGGAGATGATTACCTTCTTGGAGTTTGCCAAAAG AAATGAGCTCCATGCCATTGTAGATGAAGTGTACATGCTGACGGTCTTTGATGAATCTGTCACCTTTCACAGTGTCCTCAGTGTAGACAG CTTGCCCGACCCACAGAGGACACATGTAATGTGGGGGATGAGCAAG GATTTCGCAATGGCAGGAATCAGAATAGGCACTCTGTATACTGAGAACAGAGACCTTGTGGAGGCTTTGGCTCAGCTAGGTTCATTCCACGGTATCTCTGGAACAACCCAGCATCAGGTAGCACAACTGCTTCAGGACAGAG AGTGGATCAGCAAGGAATTTCTGCCTGAGAACAGAAGCAGACTGAAAGCTGCTCACAAATACCTGACAGAACAGCTACAGAGCATGGGCATCCCCTACCTGTACAGTCCAGCTACACTGTTTGTCTGGGCTGACCTCAGAAAG TACCTCAGAGAGTCGTCATTTGAGGAGGAGTTGTCTCTGTGGAGGAATTTCCTCAGACACAAGTTGGTGTTAAGTTGTGGTCAGGCCTTCTCCTGTTCTGTGCCCGGCTGGTTCCGCATTGTCTTCGCAGACCAACAGCACCACCTTCAGCTTG gCCTGAAAAGAATAAGGGAGACTTTGAAAGAGATCGAAGAGAAGAGTGTCAGCCAAGATACACACTACATCAAAGAAGCCAGTGAGGAGAGCAAAAAGCCAGTGAAAGAGGACAGTGCAGATTCAGACAATGCTGAATTGTTAGTTGTCAATTCAACATCATCACCCCAGAGTAAGTCATCAGACCAGCCCAAGGAGAAGGATAGCCCTGTTCCTGACACTGGCTTGCTGGCCACTGAGGAGTTTGTGTTGCTGGACTGCCAAGCATCAAAGCCAGCAGAGAGTCTTGACTCTCTGATTGGTACTCTCAGGCACCAAATCCGCTCCTCCGATTGGCTGGAGAAAAACACTCCAGAGCTGTCTGCTGGGGAAGACCCAGAGATTCTTGATGTATTCAAGGTCCTGCTGCAAAGGGCCAGAAAGTAA